AAATATCATAACATAAGTGGTCATATAATATACCACATATAGCTAATCCAAAATAAAGATCCAAGAAGTGCAACAATTAAAAGTGGTCCGACCTGATTACAAAATATCAAAATAGTGATCCTATCCACATAATAAACAGTGGCCATATAGACACAATTCATCACAAAATATACTATTTAACAGCAATCCCAACAACCCTAACTATAAATATAAAGAGACTTCAGTCATCACTTAGGTTTATATGTAGACTAGGTGCTCCTTTTTGCTTCATCACTCCTAATTTCAGCCGCCCACTTCTCCTCATAGCATTGACGGTTGATGTTCATTAGCTGAGTCATCCTCCTCTCCCATTCCTCCACATATATAGCTTTAGCTATTGATAGAATTAGATCCCGCAAAACAGTCCCACCTCCATATGCTTTCTTGCAATTGGCATACAGATGTCTCAAGCATAGTCGATGCTCTAACGCCGACATCATGTCTTGAAAAACTTGCATCAAACCCTGCAGCATAGCATATATAATTCAGATTCATATAGCTGCATCATATCATATATAATTCACTTATAAAAGGCAGCAACATATGATAAATATTTCAGTTTTCAGCAGCTGCAACATATCATATATAATTCATACTTAAAACAGAACAACATATCTAACAAAGTTGTAAATTGAAGTTGAGTTATAGCTCGCTTCTGCAATTCATTTGTGGTTTACGGGAACACACACCTAATGCCTACAAGAATAAGACTAGTAATTACTTAAACTTGTGGAAAGTATATGTGGACAAAAGGTCTTATATATCacgtaattaaaaataataatatgaaaAGAAATCAATTCTCTAACAATATACTATAGTATTCTGCATAGTTTAATTTTCATGACAGTAAATTATTTGATTCAATTAAAACACTAATTCTCATTTGATTGAACATAACAAAGAAGTAATGAGACCTCTTTCTTAGTTTATCACAATCAGTTAGTGGAACAACAATGCTAAAATATAAACCATGGGGAGGGggcaaataagataaaagattcAAGATATGATCAACATTAACAGATTTCAAGAACATAAAACTATTATGAGAAATACAAAAGTGTgtaatgagaaaaaaaattaagagcaAACTAGCTAAGACAACTACTAAATTGCAACACATGTTACATTGCATCTTTTATAAGACTATTAAAAAGTGTAGCTACATTTTCACTAACATGATAAAACAAGAGACAATTTTACAAGAGAGATTACCATAGTAAAAGTTCGATTTTACAATATAAGTGCTACATATTCACTAAATTACTTGGTTTATGAGCTTCTGAAGTTCTAATGGATTGCTTAACCATTTACACAGCAGGTTCAGAGAGATTTAAATAGCAAATGCTAACCTTTTGTTAGTAGAACATGAATACCCACTTCCTTCTATTGACATCTCCAATATCATCCAATAACAGGTTTATAAACCAACCCCAGCTGTCTCTAGTCTCAGCCTCTACAGGTATTAAAAACAGAAACATAATCCATTTAAAGTAACATCAGCACAGCCATAACAATTAACATTCaagaataaacaaaattcatcatCCAATGTCATAGTATCTCCATTCAATCacataatttgaaaaaaaaaggttCAGACTTTAATAAGTTGAAACCATCAGCATACATTACACTTTCACAAATCTCCCATTGAAAGCAAAAtctatttaataaaaatagaagtAGAATCCATTTAAAGCACTACCATCATAGCAATAACAGTCAAACAATaccatttttttttgaaaaaaataacataaatatcAACTTGTAATACTGAAAAAATTAGAGTTTTTTCTTTGTCACTTACTTGCAGAAACTTCGACTGCAGGGAGATGGAGCAGAGGCGTGGTCGGAGGCTCGGTAACGTGCGGCACGGTGACTCCAGGCGAGGGCCTTCACCGCGACGGAACGAAGGCGCTTTGGCCGGACAAACCGTGGAGAAGACCTCTGACAACAACAATGCACAAAGACCCAGCGCAGAGAGAAGGCGATGGAGGGGACACCGGCAACTGTCTGTTGCAGTCGATGGCAGACACACACGCCGTCGACGAAGGCAGGAGATGGAGAAGACAAGAGAAACTTAgggtttctttttttcttagGAATGAAATGCGAGGGGTTATTTGGGTATTAGAAAAAAATTCAGATTACTTCACCAAGCCTCTACAGCTAATTGCCAAGAATATTccttttttatgaaaaatattctGTTATCTCAAACGGTACACTGACGGcagggacttaattgaaaaaaaaaataaggtatagggacctaattgaaaagaaaaaaagtatagggacctaattgaaaattcggtgaaactatagggacctacagagtaattaaacctttaaaatatctatttttatcatgaatgtcttattttattatattttaattatttggttaaaatcttttttttcaaaactccCATTTTTTGTTATAGCTTTCTTTTAGGTAATAACAAAAATCGTAATTATAATTGGCATAGTAATAGATGCAATAATTTGAGAGtgataaacaaaataataagagaaagaagaaaataaaaataaaaaaagtattttttttttaaaaaaatatttttgactaaaaaattaaaataaaacaaaatataacatttgaaataaaaatagaacTTTCAAATATTAcgtataaaattaatatttaattaaaatattaagaattaaaataatatttcactccacattaaaaatataatcatctAATTTGAGaaacgttttttttttatttcagaatGTTTTTGGTTTGAAAGACTGATATAATGATTTTGTATTATGAATAGCCTTTgagaaataatatataaagtTAGAAATTATTAGCTAGGATTGagaatgttatatatatataattgggAATAAACATAGAGTAATAACCATAAACATAGTAGAATAAATATCAATGATAAGGTATCTACAAAATTCAGATATAATCAAGTAATAAAATTAGGGATGGCAACGCGGTCCATCCGTTTGATTCTGTCTTAGTCCGTATCATAAACGAAGCAGGTTGGTCTGATCTGTTAATTAAGATGGGTTTAAAATGCTAGTCTGTCCTATTTTCTAACGATTAGTGGGTCGATGGGCTAGTttgttggatttttttttttgaaaaataaaattaattaaaattaatcaaaaaataataattaaaaaattaaatataaataaaaaatagtcaaattataatataatttttttattatcttttttttaatttttaactttaataaaattatttaaaataatatttgtgaataaaaccatttttattttaaaaaataaatcacataatttgagcatatacaaaattgtaaaataaaataaataaaattaataactaaaagaagaataaaaacaaaaaataaaaaaatgtttaaaaattacataattattaattttgtagtaataatcactcttttatttaattaaaaaaataaaaatctttgaCCCGACAGACTGCCTCTGTTCTGCCAAAACTCGCAAATTTAACGGTATAAAGCTTGACGAATTTTAAATCCTAGCCCGACCTGTCATTTTTAGCGGATTCGACGTATTGGATCGACGAATTCGACCATTTTACCACCCTTAAATAAAATGGTGGGAATATAGAAAGATAATCCTTGCAAGATTATCCTAATTTGAGTGAACCTTGCTTCTATccaaccccccccccccccctctcctccttcaaaccaacaaaaaaaaaatctagcTTTTTCAACCAAATAATCTCTACTGACCTCTGTTATCTAAATAGTCGAAGAAATGAGATTGAGAATGAATCATTCACCCAGTAAAAAAAACATAACagataaaaatagttttttctaaagatcttttttcttcttgatcattaaatttttttctatgtaATGGATTTGCTAAGAAAATGGGAAACAAAAATATAATcactaaaaaatttttaataaatgatTTTTAGGGGACAGAAAGATGTTCTAAGGCCAATTTTCTAGTTACATCcgttttttaatataattatgcTATAGCCTATATATGTACACAAAAGTCACTCACTATATATGAATTAGTACTCGTTAAaaagtttttatattttgctgtaaaaataattgattcgacttataaatttaattattatatgatGACAAATTTGATtcttttaataactaattattttatttgattaatatgtaaatatatataatcaataatttaagggctaatttttttgtattaatagataattttgttttaagttTAAATGTTAATCAATACTTTATTAGAAAGACTTGCACCAAATCACCAATGAAGACAAGAAATACGTTCTTATAGGTTCCTATTCACTATTCTACTCTCCCCATTGGCTCACCCGACATTACTCTTGAATTTAGATAATCATGATAATTAAACTACAGTAGCtaattttacattttttgtCATTATCAATTTATCATCATTGTAgtcccttctttttttttagtgtGTTCTATAATCCAAAGCTAGTTCTTTTGTTTATTGAAGTTTCCCTTCCCGGCATACCATAGCAAAAACCATGCACAAGATGTGACACAAATATATAGtcacaacttttttttttcattttatcatAATAACGAAACACTAAATTGTGacataataaaacaaaaattgcaCCCTTTAGGATAATCATgccttaaaaaaaagataacaataaaataaagctGAATAATCAACTTACAATAATTGCAATTATAATGTCATGAAAATACCAGCAATCCTTTACCTTTTACGTAAAAGCAATTGATATGGGATTCATTCAATTGATTTACCAATTTTACCCACATTCTCACTTTAAGGGAAAGATCCAAACCAAGTATAAGTAATTCAATCATTTGCGTATTGCAAGCTAATAAGAAAGCTGAAGTATATGGCTTCTTATTACTACTACTACCTCTTGTTTGTTCTTGTTGCTACTGCTGCAATTTCTGAAGCAGATTCAAAAACTAAGTTATCTAAAGATTTCTATTCACGCAGTTGTCCTAAACTATTGCCTATAGTGAAAGATGAAATCATAAAAGCCATTAACAAAGAAACTCGCATGGGAGCTTCCTTACTTAGACTACATTTCCATGACTGCTTTGTAAATGTGAGTTTACTATACTATACGCAATTCACATTAATTTaccttcaaaaaaaaaacttcgTGATTTGCTTAATTTGGCTTCATTGATGTTATTATGATCAGGGCTGTGATGCGTCAATACTGTTGGACAACACAAAGAACTTCATCGGAGAGAAAACGGCGGCAGCTAACAATAACTCAGCAAGAGGGTTCGACGTGATTGATGACATTAAGACCAAAGTGGAGAAAGCATGCCCCAGGATTGTGTCATGTGCTGATATTCTTGCTCTGGCTGCTAGAGATTCTGTAGTTTATGTAAACACCCCTATTTTATTAACTAGAATTTATGTTATGACCCTTAAGAAAGgcttgaatatttttttttatggcATGACATGTGTTTTTTATTAGGGTAATGATTGTTGTAACTTTACAGTTAGGAGGACCTTCATGGGAAGTAGGCTTGGGAAGAAGGGATTCTACCACTGCTAGCAGAGCTGCTGCCAATAACTCTATTCCTGCACCCTTTTTTAGTCTAACCACTCTCAAATCAAATTTTGCAAACCATGGGCTTTTTGTGGAGGACTTGGTGGCTCTTTCAGGTA
This sequence is a window from Arachis stenosperma cultivar V10309 chromosome 10, arast.V10309.gnm1.PFL2, whole genome shotgun sequence. Protein-coding genes within it:
- the LOC130956005 gene encoding peroxidase P7-like, with product MASYYYYYLLFVLVATAAISEADSKTKLSKDFYSRSCPKLLPIVKDEIIKAINKETRMGASLLRLHFHDCFVNGCDASILLDNTKNFIGEKTAAANNNSARGFDVIDDIKTKVEKACPRIVSCADILALAARDSVVYLGGPSWEVGLGRRDSTTASRAAANNSIPAPFFSLTTLKSNFANHGLFVEDLVALSGGHTIGLARCVQFRAHIYNDSNIDASFAKSLRSKCPRKGNDAVLAPLELQTPTHFDNLYYKNLLVKRGLLHSDQELLNGGSTSALVKKFAANKNEFFKAFSKGMVKMSSIKPLTGKKGQIRIHCRKVN